The Bacteroidota bacterium DNA window CGGTGCCCGAGAGCGGGACGAGCGGGACCGGGAAGCTCAGTGCATCGGTGACGAGCGCGGCGAGCGCATCGGATTCGATGTCGGTGCGCAACCAGGCGGGCAGCACGCGGCGGCCGACGTTGGCGACGCTGTCGGCGCTGTGCCAGTCGGAAGGCAGCGGGGGCACCGCGTCGGGCACGAAGAGGCCGCCGTCGGGGGCGAGCCCCGTCTGGAGCGCCTCGGCAAACGACACGCCACGGTGCTCCTGGGCGCGGTCGGTGCGGGTGCTGACGTAGCGTGGCGTCATGACAGGACGCGTCCTCCGACGGTGTCGACGGCGATGGGCCCGGTCCAGGCACCGTGGCCCGCAGCCAGGCACGCGGCGCGCATCGCGTTGGCCACCGTGGCGGCGTGGGCATCGTCGCGGCAGACGGCGACCATCGCAGGGCCAGAACCGGAGAGGCAGCAGCCGGGCGCGCCTGCGTCCAGCGCCGCGTCGCGGATGGCGGCGTAGCCAGGCACGAGCGGAGCGCGTACGGGCTCGGCGAGGCGGTCGGTCATCATCGCGCGGCCGACCTCTGCCCAGTCGCCCGCGCGCCAGGCATCGAGGAGGAACGCGAGGTGGGCGGCGTTGCAGACAGCGTCGCGCAGCGGCACGGCCGTGGGCAGCGCCTCGCGGGCGGCCTTGGTGAGCACCTGCACCCGCGGCAGCGCGAGCGCCAGCGATGGCGCCGGCCCGATGATGCGTCGGAAGCGCGTCGGCGCGGCGGAATCGACGAGGACGAGGCCGCCGAGGAGCGCCGGGAGCACATTGTCGCCGTGGCGCCCGCCGGACGCCACCGACTCGGCGTCGAGGACGGCTTCGACGAGTATGGCTTCCGCGACCGGCGCGTCGAGGACGCCCTCAAGCCGGAGGAGGCCCGCCGCCGCGACGGCCCCCGCGACGGCGCTCGCCGACGAGCCGCCGATGCCGCTGCCCAGCGGGATGCCCTTCTCGATCACCATGGTGGCACCGAAGCCGGCCCCGTGGGCCTCCAGGACGAGCCGGGCAGCCCGCGCCGCGGTGTTCTTCTGGTCGCAGGTGGGCAGGTCCGTCGCCGCTAGGTCTCCGCACGGGTCGCCGATGTGCGTAGCGTCTACGCCCACGCCGGGGGCCTCTCGCCGCGTGAGGGTGACGGCGTCGTAGAAGCCCGTGATAGCCAGGCCGAGGGCGTCGAAGCCAGGCCCGAGGTTGGAGAGCGACGCCGGGCCCACGGCCGTCACCGTAGGCACAGCCGGGGAGGAGAGAGGCAGAGACACGATTGGTGCTTGCATCGTGGGGCCGATCAGGGAGCGGCGATGATCAGAACGGGGCAACAGCGCGATCCAACGGGGCCACAGCGTACTGCGCGCACCCAAAAGAAGGGCGTCAACATACCGTGCGATCGCTGTGCCGGAAAGCCCGTCCGCCGAAGCTTCACCCCGCCCGAGGAACGCACGTTCGGCCGTTCCGTTGCTCACCGGCACGCTTCCACAGCTCCACCGCCGCCCTGCATCACGCCTGACCATGCGCATCGGCCCCATCGACCTCGGCGAACGCCCCCTGTTTCTCGCGCCCATGGAGGACGTGAGTGACCCGCCGTTCCGGCTGCTCTGCAAGCGCTACGGGGCCGACTTCGTCACGACGGAGTTCATCTCGTCGGGCGGGCTGCTCTACGACGCGCACGACTCGGTGCAGAAGCTCGACATCTACGACGAAGAGCGCCCGGTCGGTATCCAGATCTTCGGCGGTAACCTAGATCAGGTCCGCGAGGCCGCCGCCATCGTCGACCGCATCCAGCCCGATCTGATCGACATCAACTTCGGGTGCCCGGTCAAAAAGGTCGTCTGCAAGGACGGCGGGGCGGGCATCCTCCGCAACCTGCCGAAGATGCAAGCCATCACCGAAGCCGTGCTGGAGGTGGCGACGCGTCCGGTGACCGTCAAGACGCGCCTCGGCTGGAACGACCAGTCGATCCAAATCCTCGACGTGGCGCGCATGCTGGAAGAGAGCGGCATCGCGGCCTTGGCCGTGCACGCCCGGACGCGCGCGCAGATGTACAAGGGCGAGGCACGTTGGCAGTGGCTCCGTCGTCTCAAGGAAGAGGGCGTTCGCGACATCCCGCTCATTGGCAACGGCGACGCCACCACGCCGGAGAAGGTCAAGGCGATGTTCGACGAGACTGGCGTGGACGCGGTGATGATCGGCCGCGGGGCCATCGGCAACCCGTGGATCTTCCGGGACGCGAAAGCCTTCCTGGCAACAGGCGAGGTGCCGGACCCGCCGTCGTGGGACGAGCGCGTGGCGGTCGTCGCGGAGCACCTCACGCTCAAGTGCGAGTGGCTCGGCGAGCGCAAGGGCACGCTGGAGATGCGGCGGATGTACGGCGGCTACTTCAAGGGCCACCGGGGCGCGAGTCTGCTCCGCCAGCAGCTCATGGAGCACAACACCCGGGAGGGCGTGCTGGAGGTGCTGCTCAACTTCCGGCCCGAGGACGCCGCCCCGCGCGTGTCGCTCGCCCAGCCGCGTGCTGCCAAAGCGATCACCGCTTCGCTTCCACGCCCGTCGCGCCCGGACGTGACGCCCGTCGCGCTGGCTCCGGCTGAAAGTGTCCCCAGCTAAGACGGTCGCTCTCAGTCGCAGCCACTGCCCGGCGGTGCCGCGCCAGGTGCACGCCCGCGAAACTTGAACCTGTGGGTGAGGAAAGGCGAGCGGGTTCTTTGCGAAGATCAGGAGCGGATACGAGACAATCGAGACGGTTGAAGCGGCAGCCTGCGGTGCGGAATGTCGTTCGAAACGAGAGCGTGCACACGCCACCACCCCGCACCCACCACGCTTCTATGTCTCCGCTCTTCGTCCGCTTCCTCGCGGCGGTCGTGCTCGCGCTGACGCTTGTCACGGCGCCCGGCTGCACCTTCTTCGAGGAAACCTTCGAACTCGAAGCTACCGTCTCTGGCCTGGTGCTCGCGAGCACGCGCGACTCCGACTTCCGCGCCTACGAGGCGCTCGAATCGGCCATCCAGGCCGATGGCCAGGCGTTCCTCGCCACCCGCGTCGAGTTCTCCGAGGCCGCCCGGCAGAACGGCATCGACCTGCTGCCGACGCGCATCGCGCTCATCAACGCCGCCGAGGTGAGCCAGCCGCTCGTCGCGGCGGACCCGCTTATCGCGCTGGAATTCCCGCAGCCGCTTTTGCTCTACACCGTCGACGAGGAGCGCATCGTGGCTGGCTACAACACGGCGGATTATCTCACGGCGCGCTATGATGTGGCGGGCCTCCCGGCGCTCGACAAGTACGAGGAGCGCTGGCAGCGCTTCGTGCAGGTCGCTACGTCGAACGCGCCGCTCATCGGTCCTGGCCCCGGCCTGCCAGCGCGGCACGAGGGCATCATCCAGGCCTCCCTCGACGAAGGTGCCCAAGACGCCTTCCGGGTGCTCACGCAGGTCGTCCGAACCCGCGAAGATGTCCAACTCGTCGCGCGCTACGACCACACCATCGAGGGCGGGCGCCCGGCGCTGACCATGCTGCTCAACCAGCCAGAGACGTCGGCGCAGCTAGCCGCAACCTCCCGCACCGCCGCCATCGACGCGCTGCTGCGGATCGCCGTGTTCGAAGACGAGGCAGGCGCCGCGCACATCGCGTATGTCGATCCCGCCTACAAGGCTCAGCGCCACAACGTGGCGAACGAGGCAGCGAGCGAGGTGAGCCGCCTCCGATCGCTCCTCGACGAGATCGTGGTGCAAGTGCAAGGGTAGCCTTTGGCCCAGGCGCTCAGCGCTCCAACTGCGTCAGGCGGCGCGTCACGATGCCGTCGGGCGTGACTACCCGCAGGATGTAGGTGCCGCTCGCGAGCGACGGGGCGGTCGAGAAGGCATGGGGTCCGGCGCCGAGGACGCCGTCGTGCAGCAGCGCCGCACGCCGCCCAAGCGCGTCGAACAGCGCGATCTGCACGGCCACGGGCGCATCGAGGACTACCGAAATCGACGCGCGGCCCTCCGTGGGATTGGGGAATGGGCCGACGAGGCGGAGGCCTTTGGGCTGCGCGTCGTTGGTGCTGGCGGTGGCCGGCGCGAAGGCGCGGCGGGCGAGCGTGGCGTCGAGGACGAACGGGTTGTCGTTGCCCTGGAACGAGGCGACGCGCCCCGAACGGGCGACCTCGGCGGCATCAGCAGGATCGGCGTCGTGCCAGTCGAGGAGGGTGCCGAGTTGGCGGTCGAACCAGCGCAAGCCGCCACTGCCGACCTCAGCCTCGTAGATCGTGGCGACATAGAATAGCATCCGCGCCACATCGCCCTTGACGACTTCGCGCGGCTCAAACGCGGAACTGCTGCGCTCCGAGTAGGCGTCGCGGTCGGCGGTGGGCGTCGACGACTGCGTCTGGTCGAAGCGGTACCACGCCACGGCCTGCACGTCGGGGATCTCGGCGAACGGCAGGCTCGCGCGATCGCTGTTCACCCGCACCCGCGTCGGGACGAGGTGGTGCATGTCTGTCTCTGCATCGTTGTTGTCCGTGCCTTCCGAGCGCGGCCAGACGTGCTCCTGGTTTATCCCAGCGTTGTTGTTGAACACGTCCTGCGACGGGTCCGACGACGGTTGCCCGTCGAACGGCACGAAGAAGTCGGTGTAGAACCCGAGCACGCCGCGCTGGCCGCCCACAGTGACCTCGTCCACGGTGTCGTAGAGCCGGTCTTTGCTTTGGCTGCTCGACAGCACGCGGTTGGGCGCGTAGGCGCCGTCGAGCGCATCGAGGAGGTCATCGCCCGTGAGGCCGGGAAAGATCTGCGCCGATGCCGGGGGCGCGATCAGGAGGAAGATGGCGAGGAGGAGGCGCATGACAACGAGGAGGGGAGATGGCAGACTGACAGAGAGCAGAATCGGGCGAGAAAGCGCCGAGAGTGAAGAGTAAAGGGTGAAGAGCCTGGCATTCGTTCTGGGGATTGAAGCGAAGGGTTGCTTCTACGCAACACGCAGGCCCTCACCTCCGCCGGTAGAGCGCCTCGTCGAGTGCCCACAGCACCGCGCCGAGCGTGCCGAAGGTGCCGAGAGCCAGCAGCGGCTCCCAGATCACGAGTCCGCCTACGAAGCCAAGCAGTCCGCCGAGGTACTTGATGTAGTTGAGTTGCTCGTTTGAGGTCGTTTTCAGCAGCCGTTCGAGCTGCTGCTCGTCGTAGCGGCTCGCGTTGGCGACGATCATCGCGTAGACGTCGAGCCGCTCCACGAAGCCGAGCACCGTCCGGGTAGCGATCTCCTCAATGGCGTCGCCCTGCGCCTCCACCTGCGCCGGGACCTCGTCCAGCAGCGCGTCGAGGCGGTCGAGGACAGGGTCGAGCGCGTCCGGCAACTCGGCGATGGCTTGCTCGATGCGGCGGTCGAAGTCGTCGCCGCGCACCTTGCGGTAGGCCTTGAGCGCGAGGCCGCCGAGGCCCTCGCCTGCGTTCTGCTCCAGCTTCTGGACCGCGATGGCCTTCAGCTTCTGGCGCATCTCCTCCGAGCCGAGCAGGTCGCGCACGGTGTGCTCGGCAAGGCGTTTGAGTTCGCCGCGGAAGTCGGGATCGTCGAGGGTGTCGTGGACGAGGCGGACGCCGAGCTGGCGGTAGCGCCCGATGACGCCGCTCTCGGCGATGCGCTCCTTGATGATCTCCTCGTTGATGAGCTCCTGCGAGATCGCCTGCGCGAGCCGGTAGACGACGCGCTCGCGCTGCGCGGGCACGAGGCCCTGGCCGAAGATGGGCCGCTTCTCGCGCGGCTGGAAAAGCATCGTGATCGCGAGCCAGTTGGTGGCGAACCCGATCAGCCCGCTTACGGCGAGGATGCGCAGCAGGCCCTCGAACGCGAGTGTGCGGCCGAAAAGCGAGGCCTCCCAGCCGGCGAAGTCCCACGCGAACGACAGCAAGAACAGCGCACCCAGAGACCACGGTACGGCGCGGAGCACCGGGAGCCACCGCGCATGCGCCCCCTTCACCCGTGGCATCGTTGGGGTGGCCTCCTCGACCTGCGGCGTCCGCTCCGGCAGATGGCGGCGCATGTACTCGAAGAGCAATCCGCCCGCTTCCTGCGCACGCTGCCGCGTTAGTTCCTTCGCCTCCGGAATCGACATCCCGGATTCCTGCGTCAGATCCGGCGGATTGCCACCGAAGGCCGTCGTCGTCTCCTCCAGCACGGTCGCCTCTAGAATCGCCGGGTCGCCCGCGTCCTCACCGCCCATAGCCTCATCCGCTACACCATCGTCGGTCGCCGCTTCCTCCGTGCGTACCGTATCCGGCTCGTCAGGCGTCGGTTCGGCGCCGCTGGGGTCGTCTTTGGAAGGCATGGAGAAAAGGAGGGTGAAGCGAGGCTGTCAGTGCCAAGGCGTAGGTTGCGAGGCTTCGCGTGGTACGTTCACGCATCCACACCTGCACACACTCACACCTCCCACGCGCGATGGCGAAAAAGAAAACGGTCTACGTCTGCCAGAGTTGCGGCAACACATCGCCCCGCTGGATGGGGCAGTGTACGAGTTGCCAGGGCTGGAACACGTTCGTCGAGGAGAAGCCCCGCGAGGCGATCAAGGCGCCCGTGATGAAGGCGGCGGACTACGACAGCGGACTCGGCGACGGCGGCGCGGACGGCTTCAGCAGTGGCGGCTTCACGCGCAAGGGACGCAGTGGCGGCTTCGGCGCGCGCCCGGCGCGGCTCCGCGAGGTCGAGGTCAGCGAGCGCAGCCGCCTCGTGACGGGCCTCGCCGAGTTCGACCGGGTGATGGGCGGCGGTATCATGCACGGCTCGCTCACGCTCGTCGCGGGCGACCCCGGCATCGGCAAATCGACGCTCATGACCGAACTTGGGCGCCATATGCCCGACGCGACGCTCCTCTACGTCACCGGCGAGGAGTCCGCGCAGCAGGTCAAGCTCCGAGCCCAGCGCCTCGGCGTCGACGCCGACCAGTTCTACCTCTTCCCCGAAACCAACGTCGAGGCGATCCTCTCCGCCGCCTATGACGTGCGCCCCGACGTGCTGATCGTCGACTCGATCCAGACCATCTTCCGGCCAGACCTCACCAGCGCACCTGGCTCCGTGTCGCAGGTCCGCGAATCGGCCGCCGCGCTCCTCGACCTCACCAAGACGCTCCCGACGAGCACGTTTCTGGTCGGCCACGTCACCAAGTCGGGCAGCATCGCCGGGCCGCGCGTGCTGGAGCACATGGTCGACACGGTGCTCCACTTCGAGGGCGACCGCCACCACGCCTTCCGCATGCTCCGCGCGATGAAGAACCGCTTCGGGGCCGCCAACGAGATCGGCGTCTTCGAGATGCGCGAGGGAGGGCTGAAGGAGGTCGGCAGCCCGAGCGCGCTGTTTCTGGCGGAGCGGTCGTACGGCCAGTCGGGCTCGGTCGTGGTCTGCTCGATGGAGGGCACGCGCCCGCTGCTCATCGAGGTGCAGGCGCTCGTGACGGCGACGAGCTACGGCACGCCGCAGCGCACCGCGACGGGCTTCGACGCGCGGCGACTCCAACTCCTGCTCGCCGTCCTCGAAAAGCGCGAGGGCCTCCGCTTCTCCCAACACGACGTCTTCCTCAACGTCGCCGGTGGCGTGCGTGTGGACGAGCCCGCCGTCGACCTCGGCGTCGTGCTCGCCGTCGCCTCGTCGTTCCGCGACATCCCGACCGACTCGTCGACCGTCGTGGCGGGCGAGGTGGGGCTCGGGGGCGAGGTGCGCGCCGTGAGCCGGATCGAGCAGCGCCTCGGCGAGGCGAAGCAACTTGGGTTTGAGCGCTTTCTTTTGCCGAAGCCCTCCGCGTCCGACCTCCGTGCGCCGAAAGGACTCGAACTGCTCCCCGTCCAGCGCGTCAGCGAAGCGCTCGACCTCGCGCTCTAGCCGCGGCTCCCACATGCGGCCGCGTCGCCCGGGCTGCCGGGACGACGCGGCCAGCGCGCAGGAAATGCGCTGCGGTCGGAGTGGCTGGAGGCTAGATCGAAAGCGCCTCGTCGATCTGGCGAAGCTGAATGCGCGCGAGGCCGAGGTTGGCGGTCTGGCGGTCGAGCGCGAGGTAGGTGAACAGGCCCGTCTGGTTGCGCGCGAGACGGATCAGGTGATACTGGCCGGAAATGGTGATGAGGATCTCCTCTAACTCCTCGCTGGCGAGGCCAAGCTGCTCCTTGATGCGCATCTTGGTGAGGATGAAGTCGCGGTTGCCCGCCGCGGCGAGCTCCATGTCCATTGCCCCGCCGCCGAGCGTGCCGAGGCTGATGCCGGACTCGAGGTCGACGATGGCGACGCCGAGCGCGCCGTCGATGTTCATGGCTTCCTGGAGGGCGGTGTTGAGATCGAGGGCTTGTACCTGCATGGCAGTGGGAACGGGTTGGGTGAGACAGAGGGGGAATGGTGATGATCCCCGGCATACCACCTGTTCCAACAACCATTCCAGAGCCTTGGGTGGGCTGACGAGACCCTCGGGGTATCAAATCGACATGGGAATAAGTGGAACGATTTGGACGTTCTAGAACTAGTGATGGTGGATGGATTGATCGTCGGTGTGTGATTGTGGGGCGGTTAAAATGGAGAGGCTTCGTATAGATTCTACTTAGAGCACACAGGCGTAAGTATTGAAGACGTGGCGCTTTAGCAATGCGAAGCGAGGTGTGGCGGAACCTGAGACAGAAATGGGGGTTTCCCCCAAAGCGTGAGGCATTGGGACCGAGCGTGTTCGCGCCCCGGACGGCTGCCAGAACTGTCAGCGCATGCCGCCCGTCGAGCCATCGCCGCGAGCAAAAAGCAAAACCCGGCCGCCAGGAAAGGCGGCCGGGTTTCTGCTGATTTGGGACAGACCCTGAGGATCTGTGCTTCCGAGATGCCACTGGGAGATGGGAGACGCCTTGGGACCGAACGAAGGTTGCGGGATTCCTCAGCGTTCGAGCGTCTACAGCGCAGTACTCAGAAGCAAGAAGTGCTAATCAAGAAGTGCAATAGGTCAACAGAGCAGGTTGGAAGGGGTTCCGGACGTTTTGGATGTTTTCTATATGACATATGGCTTAAGTTGCTAATAAACATGTTAGTGTATCTGAACGATATGGACGATTTTTTAGGCGGAGGTCCGAAATCGCGGCGCTACAGGAGGGGGTGGTAGCTTCCAAGTCGTCCTGACCATGAGGCTATGCTCTCCCTGCTCCGCGCTGCTGAATCTCTAGCGGTGCCTCTGCTTCTCCACGCTGCACTTCGCGCGGCGCGCACGCTCTCACCGGAGCGCCGCGCCGTCTTGCTCGATGCCGTCCGCCGTACCCTCTCCGCACGCGAGGAGGCCGTCCAGGCGCCGATCGTGCGCCTCCGATCGGTGCTGGCCGCCGACTCCACGCCCGTGGCGGTGCGCGACTATGGCGCGGGGACGCGCGCCCGCGTGCTCGGAACCGAAGCGAAGCCCGAGTCTCGTCCCATTGCGGAGATCTACGACAAGGCGGCAGCCTCGCCAGCCTGGGGCTCCGTGTTGTTCCGGTTGGCTCGCGCGCTACGGCCTCGCCGCGTACTCGAACTGGGCACCAACCTTGGTGTCTCCGCGGGGCATCTGCAGACCGCACTTGCGCTCAACGAGATCGAGGCAGGGATCCAGGGGTATCTCGTCAGCATCGAGGGGGATCCCACGCTTGCGACCATGGCGAGGGCCCACCTGGCAGGCATCCAGTCGCCTTCCCAGCCGACGACCGTCGTGACTGGCCGTTTCGACGAGGCGCTGCCCATGGTACTACAGGCGCACGGCCCGTTCGATCTTGTCTTCCTGGACGGCCACCACGAAGAAGCTGCGACGGTGCGGTACTGGCACCAAATCGCCCCGCATCTCGCGCCAGGTGCCTGCGTGGTATTCGACGACATCGAGCCGGGTCACGACGTGCGACGCGCATGGCGATCGATTTGCGCTGCGCACCCCAGCGCGGAGCGGGTTGACCTCCTCAAGCTCGGCGTGCTCTTCGTCGACGGGGAAGCCTAGCTCGACGCGAAGACGGTTCGGTGCATGGATTCGACCGTTCGCGGGAGGGATGGGCTGTTCGCGCAGGTGGTGGGTACGGAGCGTGACCCTGCACGTAGGCACAGCGGCCTGCATACTATCTTGACGACGCGTCCCGTTTCCCTGCCGCTCGCATGAACCCACCCCACGCCTCCTTGACCGACGAGCAACTCGTTGCGGCCTACCTCAATCAGGGCGACGAACGCGCGTTCACGACCCTCATGTCGCGCCATCAAGAGCGCGTCTTTGGGTTCCTCGTGGGCATGGTGCGCGACCGACAAACCGCCAATGACCTCTTCCAAGACACCTTCCTGCGCGTCATCCAGGCGATGAACAAGCAGCGCGGGTCCTACGAGCCGCAGGGCCGCTGGCTGGGCTGGGTGCTTCGAATCGCGCGCAACGCCGCGCTCGACCACCTCCGCAGCCGTAAGAAGTTCGCCGACGTGGCACCGGTCGACGAGGACGACGGGGCCTCGTTCTGGGAGCGCCTCACCGATGCCGAGCAGCCGGACGCGTTCGACGAACTGCACCACCAGCAGATCACGCGAGAGCTGGAAGCACTGATCGAGCGGCTGCCGCCTGAGCAGCGCGAAGTGGTGATGCTGCGCCACGAAGGCGACCTCACCTTCCGCGAGATCGCCGAGATCACCGAGGTGTCGATCAACACGGCGCTTGGGCGGATGCGCTACGCGCTCATCAACCTCCGCAAGATGATCGATGACGAGTTCGAGCCGGAGCCAGAAACCCTAAAAAAAAAGGCCGTCCGTAGACAGGCAGTGAGGCGTCCAACATCATCGTTTACAAACGGTAAGATGGTGTAAGACTGCGATTTTGCGATCGCTACGCACGAGAACCCGCCTGTGCTCCGTTTCTGCGGCACGGCAACCACCCCATCAGCCGACACGCTTCTGAGACGTTTTTGATACTATGCCCGACTCGCTCGATTCGGTGCGCGCGCTCTACCAGGAGCCGCGCCCGGACGGTATGACCCCCACGCCCGAAAGCCTAAGCGATACGGCGCGCGCCGAGGTGGCCGCGTTCGCTCCCGTTAAAGCAGCCCTCGATGCGCGCCCACGTTCCGGCCCGGACGCCGACACGCTCGCAGCCGTGCTGAGCGCTGCGCGCGCTGCTAGCACGACCGCTTCGGATTCCGCTACCACGACTGCTGCGAAGCCACGCGCTTCTGATCGGGCTCCTGTCCGTGCAGCCCGCCGTTCGCGCTCCCGGATCGCCTTACCGGTCCTCGCGCTGTTCGCCTGTGTCGCGATTGGTGTCGCGTTGGTGGCCCAGCAAGCCGAGGAACTGCCGAATCTTGACCCGGCTGAATCTGCGGCTCCGATGGCTGCCGCGGTGCCTTCGGCTGAAGTAGCACCAGGCGCGGAGGGGGAC harbors:
- a CDS encoding homoserine kinase, with the protein product MSLPLSSPAVPTVTAVGPASLSNLGPGFDALGLAITGFYDAVTLTRREAPGVGVDATHIGDPCGDLAATDLPTCDQKNTAARAARLVLEAHGAGFGATMVIEKGIPLGSGIGGSSASAVAGAVAAAGLLRLEGVLDAPVAEAILVEAVLDAESVASGGRHGDNVLPALLGGLVLVDSAAPTRFRRIIGPAPSLALALPRVQVLTKAAREALPTAVPLRDAVCNAAHLAFLLDAWRAGDWAEVGRAMMTDRLAEPVRAPLVPGYAAIRDAALDAGAPGCCLSGSGPAMVAVCRDDAHAATVANAMRAACLAAGHGAWTGPIAVDTVGGRVLS
- the dusB gene encoding tRNA dihydrouridine synthase DusB: MRIGPIDLGERPLFLAPMEDVSDPPFRLLCKRYGADFVTTEFISSGGLLYDAHDSVQKLDIYDEERPVGIQIFGGNLDQVREAAAIVDRIQPDLIDINFGCPVKKVVCKDGGAGILRNLPKMQAITEAVLEVATRPVTVKTRLGWNDQSIQILDVARMLEESGIAALAVHARTRAQMYKGEARWQWLRRLKEEGVRDIPLIGNGDATTPEKVKAMFDETGVDAVMIGRGAIGNPWIFRDAKAFLATGEVPDPPSWDERVAVVAEHLTLKCEWLGERKGTLEMRRMYGGYFKGHRGASLLRQQLMEHNTREGVLEVLLNFRPEDAAPRVSLAQPRAAKAITASLPRPSRPDVTPVALAPAESVPS
- a CDS encoding endonuclease, giving the protein MRLLLAIFLLIAPPASAQIFPGLTGDDLLDALDGAYAPNRVLSSSQSKDRLYDTVDEVTVGGQRGVLGFYTDFFVPFDGQPSSDPSQDVFNNNAGINQEHVWPRSEGTDNNDAETDMHHLVPTRVRVNSDRASLPFAEIPDVQAVAWYRFDQTQSSTPTADRDAYSERSSSAFEPREVVKGDVARMLFYVATIYEAEVGSGGLRWFDRQLGTLLDWHDADPADAAEVARSGRVASFQGNDNPFVLDATLARRAFAPATASTNDAQPKGLRLVGPFPNPTEGRASISVVLDAPVAVQIALFDALGRRAALLHDGVLGAGPHAFSTAPSLASGTYILRVVTPDGIVTRRLTQLER
- a CDS encoding DUF445 family protein; this encodes MPSKDDPSGAEPTPDEPDTVRTEEAATDDGVADEAMGGEDAGDPAILEATVLEETTTAFGGNPPDLTQESGMSIPEAKELTRQRAQEAGGLLFEYMRRHLPERTPQVEEATPTMPRVKGAHARWLPVLRAVPWSLGALFLLSFAWDFAGWEASLFGRTLAFEGLLRILAVSGLIGFATNWLAITMLFQPREKRPIFGQGLVPAQRERVVYRLAQAISQELINEEIIKERIAESGVIGRYRQLGVRLVHDTLDDPDFRGELKRLAEHTVRDLLGSEEMRQKLKAIAVQKLEQNAGEGLGGLALKAYRKVRGDDFDRRIEQAIAELPDALDPVLDRLDALLDEVPAQVEAQGDAIEEIATRTVLGFVERLDVYAMIVANASRYDEQQLERLLKTTSNEQLNYIKYLGGLLGFVGGLVIWEPLLALGTFGTLGAVLWALDEALYRRR
- the radA gene encoding DNA repair protein RadA; its protein translation is MAKKKTVYVCQSCGNTSPRWMGQCTSCQGWNTFVEEKPREAIKAPVMKAADYDSGLGDGGADGFSSGGFTRKGRSGGFGARPARLREVEVSERSRLVTGLAEFDRVMGGGIMHGSLTLVAGDPGIGKSTLMTELGRHMPDATLLYVTGEESAQQVKLRAQRLGVDADQFYLFPETNVEAILSAAYDVRPDVLIVDSIQTIFRPDLTSAPGSVSQVRESAAALLDLTKTLPTSTFLVGHVTKSGSIAGPRVLEHMVDTVLHFEGDRHHAFRMLRAMKNRFGAANEIGVFEMREGGLKEVGSPSALFLAERSYGQSGSVVVCSMEGTRPLLIEVQALVTATSYGTPQRTATGFDARRLQLLLAVLEKREGLRFSQHDVFLNVAGGVRVDEPAVDLGVVLAVASSFRDIPTDSSTVVAGEVGLGGEVRAVSRIEQRLGEAKQLGFERFLLPKPSASDLRAPKGLELLPVQRVSEALDLAL
- a CDS encoding class I SAM-dependent methyltransferase codes for the protein MLSLLRAAESLAVPLLLHAALRAARTLSPERRAVLLDAVRRTLSAREEAVQAPIVRLRSVLAADSTPVAVRDYGAGTRARVLGTEAKPESRPIAEIYDKAAASPAWGSVLFRLARALRPRRVLELGTNLGVSAGHLQTALALNEIEAGIQGYLVSIEGDPTLATMARAHLAGIQSPSQPTTVVTGRFDEALPMVLQAHGPFDLVFLDGHHEEAATVRYWHQIAPHLAPGACVVFDDIEPGHDVRRAWRSICAAHPSAERVDLLKLGVLFVDGEA
- a CDS encoding sigma-70 family RNA polymerase sigma factor yields the protein MNPPHASLTDEQLVAAYLNQGDERAFTTLMSRHQERVFGFLVGMVRDRQTANDLFQDTFLRVIQAMNKQRGSYEPQGRWLGWVLRIARNAALDHLRSRKKFADVAPVDEDDGASFWERLTDAEQPDAFDELHHQQITRELEALIERLPPEQREVVMLRHEGDLTFREIAEITEVSINTALGRMRYALINLRKMIDDEFEPEPETLKKKAVRRQAVRRPTSSFTNGKMV